The proteins below are encoded in one region of Rhodoluna lacicola:
- a CDS encoding glycoside hydrolase family 13 protein, translated as MPIDLTAGVRHKSNFNGEWWRSAVIYQIYPRSFADSNGDGMGDLPGITSRLDSLAALGIDAIWLSPFMRSPQKDAGYDVSDYRDVDPLFGTLDDFDAMVSRAHLLKIRVLVDLVPNHTSDQHDWFQAALKSAPGSAERAFYHFKDGKGQKGELPPNNWLSMFGGPAWTRTTNTDGTPGQWYLHLFDSSQPDLNWENPKVEEAFEEILRFWLDRGVDGFRVDQPHAMAKAAGLPDHPDIERAGAGFIEGEPSPPMWFQESVHPIFRKWRAILDSYPGDRAMCGEAYVLPLSFMALWVRADEFNQTFNFRFLDSEWKPEILFNTINESFTAFDGVGAPSTWVLSNHDIIRHASRMGGLTGRPTASNGIGPNDPQPDRELGLRRARAATLFTLALPGSMYLYQGEELGLPEHTTLEPQYRQDPTFARTNGQRVGRDGCRVPLPWESGAGAANGFNTTGKSWLPQPEIYAAYSRDQQDGVAGSTLELYKHALKLRAELKLGEGSFEWVAEYIGEKSLGFRNGEILVVHNFGHEPISLPAGEVVALSLHGMTSGHALVADQTVWLKI; from the coding sequence ATGCCAATTGATCTGACCGCCGGAGTTCGTCACAAATCTAATTTCAATGGTGAATGGTGGCGCTCAGCGGTTATCTATCAGATCTACCCTCGATCTTTCGCCGATTCAAACGGCGACGGAATGGGTGACCTACCTGGCATAACTTCACGATTGGATTCTCTTGCTGCCTTGGGGATCGATGCGATTTGGCTTTCTCCTTTTATGCGCTCACCTCAAAAAGATGCGGGTTACGACGTAAGCGACTATCGCGATGTGGATCCGCTGTTTGGAACTTTGGATGATTTTGATGCCATGGTTAGCCGGGCGCATTTGCTGAAAATCCGAGTACTTGTTGACCTGGTTCCAAATCACACCAGTGACCAACACGACTGGTTTCAAGCCGCACTGAAATCTGCGCCGGGTTCAGCCGAACGCGCCTTCTACCATTTCAAAGATGGCAAAGGTCAGAAAGGCGAGCTACCCCCTAATAACTGGTTGTCTATGTTTGGTGGTCCAGCTTGGACAAGAACCACCAACACCGATGGCACCCCCGGGCAGTGGTACCTTCACCTATTTGATTCGTCTCAACCGGATCTAAATTGGGAGAACCCAAAGGTTGAAGAGGCCTTCGAAGAAATTCTGCGATTCTGGTTGGACCGTGGAGTCGATGGTTTTCGCGTTGATCAACCACACGCAATGGCAAAAGCCGCTGGCCTTCCTGATCACCCAGACATCGAACGTGCTGGCGCAGGTTTTATTGAGGGCGAACCATCGCCGCCGATGTGGTTTCAAGAATCCGTGCATCCAATTTTTAGAAAATGGCGAGCAATTCTAGATAGCTACCCGGGTGATCGCGCGATGTGTGGTGAAGCCTACGTGCTTCCGCTCTCATTCATGGCGCTATGGGTTCGTGCTGACGAGTTCAACCAAACTTTCAATTTTCGGTTTCTAGATTCAGAGTGGAAGCCAGAAATTCTGTTCAACACAATCAATGAATCTTTTACCGCCTTCGATGGTGTTGGCGCCCCGTCTACCTGGGTGCTTTCCAATCACGACATCATTCGTCACGCTTCACGCATGGGTGGCCTCACCGGTCGGCCAACCGCCTCAAATGGAATTGGCCCAAACGATCCGCAGCCGGATCGCGAACTAGGCCTGCGTCGCGCCCGCGCAGCCACGCTGTTTACCCTTGCGCTGCCGGGGTCTATGTATTTGTATCAGGGTGAGGAACTTGGTCTGCCCGAGCACACCACCCTGGAACCCCAGTACCGTCAGGACCCTACATTTGCCCGCACAAATGGCCAAAGAGTTGGTCGCGATGGTTGCCGAGTGCCGCTGCCTTGGGAGTCTGGGGCTGGCGCGGCAAATGGTTTCAACACCACTGGCAAATCTTGGTTGCCGCAGCCAGAAATTTACGCTGCCTATTCAAGAGATCAGCAAGATGGTGTAGCCGGATCAACTCTTGAGCTCTACAAGCACGCGCTCAAGTTACGAGCCGAACTAAAACTTGGAGAAGGCTCGTTTGAATGGGTTGCGGAATACATCGGTGAAAAATCACTTGGTTTTCGCAACGGTGAAATTCTTGTGGTTCATAACTTTGGCCATGAACCAATTTCACTTCCAGCCGGTGAAGTTGTTGCCTTAAGCCTGCACGGAATGACCAGCGGCCATGCGTTGGTCGCTGATCAAACCGTTTGGCTAAAGATTTAA
- a CDS encoding glycoside hydrolase family 13 protein yields the protein MSESSQFLTTNNPAAEWWRTSVIYQIYPRSFADADGDGLGDLKGITSRLDSLASLGIDAIWFSPFFKSPQKDAGYDISDYRLIDPIFGTNEDFEILLEKAKSLGIRIIVDIVPNHTSDQHAWFQAAINSAPGSSERAYYHFKDGKGVNGELPPNNWQSIFGGPAWSRITEADGSPGQWYLHLFDSSQPDLNWENPAVADEFDEILRFWLRKGVDGFRVDVAHGMVKRAGLPDATIYDENLRERPISNLTMQEAEEAVPYWGQPGVHEAIRRFRRVIDEFEDRAMCAEASMSPLPRLAMWVRPDEYHQSFNFDYMHGEYDPAAIKKIVTDSIVEYTKVGASSTWVMSNHDGIRHATRLGIAPENTPRPGDGIHPTDPAPDEALGLRRARAATSFMLGLPGSSYLYQGEELGLPEAWQLEGKYRQDPTYARTKGERIGRDGCRVPLPWEAGVGAANGFNTTGESWLPQPANYRVFSRNLQEGVAGSTLELYKRLLKERKLFGLGAGAFRWADEYQDKNTLAYINNGVLVLMNFGPDAVALPAGEVLVTTQHDLTAERELEHDQVVWIKL from the coding sequence ATGTCTGAATCAAGCCAATTTTTAACCACGAACAACCCTGCGGCCGAATGGTGGCGCACCTCGGTCATTTATCAGATCTACCCAAGATCATTTGCCGACGCCGACGGCGACGGCCTTGGCGACCTAAAAGGAATCACCTCAAGACTTGATTCGCTAGCGTCACTGGGTATTGATGCAATTTGGTTCAGCCCCTTCTTTAAAAGCCCCCAAAAAGATGCCGGTTACGACATCAGCGATTACCGACTCATTGACCCAATTTTTGGCACCAACGAAGACTTTGAAATCCTGCTTGAAAAAGCAAAGTCACTTGGTATTCGAATCATCGTTGATATCGTTCCCAACCACACCAGCGATCAACACGCTTGGTTTCAGGCGGCAATTAACTCTGCTCCGGGATCTAGCGAACGTGCCTACTATCACTTCAAAGACGGCAAGGGTGTAAACGGCGAACTTCCACCAAACAACTGGCAGTCAATCTTTGGTGGCCCCGCTTGGTCAAGAATTACTGAGGCAGACGGCTCCCCTGGTCAGTGGTACCTGCACCTCTTTGACTCATCACAGCCAGACCTAAATTGGGAGAACCCTGCAGTAGCCGATGAGTTTGATGAGATTCTTCGCTTCTGGCTAAGAAAGGGTGTCGACGGTTTCCGAGTTGACGTTGCCCACGGCATGGTGAAACGTGCTGGGCTACCAGACGCAACTATCTACGACGAAAATCTTCGCGAGCGTCCAATTTCAAACTTAACCATGCAAGAGGCCGAAGAAGCCGTTCCTTACTGGGGACAGCCTGGGGTGCACGAGGCAATTCGTCGCTTCCGACGAGTGATTGATGAATTTGAGGATCGGGCAATGTGTGCTGAGGCTTCGATGAGTCCGCTTCCTCGATTGGCAATGTGGGTTAGGCCAGACGAGTATCACCAGTCATTTAACTTTGACTACATGCACGGTGAGTATGACCCGGCTGCGATCAAGAAAATTGTCACCGACTCAATTGTTGAGTACACAAAAGTTGGCGCTTCAAGCACCTGGGTGATGTCAAACCACGATGGTATTCGCCATGCAACCCGATTGGGAATTGCTCCAGAAAACACTCCGCGTCCGGGTGACGGAATTCACCCGACCGATCCAGCACCGGACGAGGCGCTTGGACTGCGTCGCGCTCGTGCGGCAACATCTTTCATGCTTGGACTGCCAGGTTCGTCATATCTATATCAGGGTGAAGAACTTGGACTCCCGGAGGCTTGGCAACTTGAGGGCAAGTATCGTCAAGACCCCACCTACGCGCGAACCAAGGGTGAGCGAATCGGGCGTGACGGATGCCGCGTGCCACTGCCTTGGGAAGCAGGAGTTGGCGCAGCCAATGGATTTAACACCACCGGAGAATCTTGGTTGCCTCAACCAGCCAACTACCGAGTCTTCTCACGCAACTTGCAAGAAGGTGTTGCTGGCTCAACCCTGGAGCTCTACAAACGTCTATTGAAAGAGCGCAAGTTGTTTGGGCTCGGCGCAGGTGCCTTCCGCTGGGCTGATGAGTACCAAGATAAAAACACGCTTGCCTACATCAATAACGGAGTGCTGGTGTTGATGAATTTTGGACCCGACGCTGTTGCCCTGCCTGCAGGTGAAGTTCTGGTGACAACTCAGCATGACCTAACTGCCGAGCGCGAGCTAGAGCATGACCAGGTCGTGTGGATTAAGTTGTAG